In the Geobacter sp. FeAm09 genome, one interval contains:
- a CDS encoding glycosyltransferase family 39 protein yields the protein MKLPSTTTPGPMVPLLLFFMTILTRIPFAGRLLYHIDSVQYALALDHYDIRLHQPHPPGYFLYVLLGRLVRLAVDDPNLVFITLSVLFTSGCVVVVYLLARDMFGGRCALLAAILAITSPNLWFHGAVALNYGLESFFSAAIAYLCWKIVAGKKHAVWLPLAIILALSGGIRQNTPIFLLPLVMYACRRLPLRLLLFGAVAFTCVTLAWFVPMIAATGGWEAYSSAFRELWHFNTGHNNVFEQGPGMLLVYAYTLLNFTTCGIGAGVVVLLFCGYIALRRGICGQMDKEKRLFFAIWIAPAVLFYLLIFIHPANPGYALIFTPPLYILLARAVEYLHRELSTLLAWNWNLIIAAVLVGVNLALFLFSAYPISASIIRKHDRDLARMLEHLKTFDPAVTALFIGPYIFYGFRHVMYYLPEYTAYQAEYTVAPDGQVREFLGGKNRRTFRMKTIELPRGISRFASLVNTDYREHKFHPDGIRVDVLLPESYVASGPILLVNRLYPKLPLTVGGSMP from the coding sequence ATGAAGCTGCCCAGTACCACTACGCCGGGACCGATGGTCCCCTTGCTGTTGTTCTTCATGACGATTCTGACCCGCATCCCCTTTGCCGGCCGTCTGCTGTATCACATCGATTCGGTGCAGTACGCCCTGGCGCTCGATCACTATGACATCCGCCTCCACCAGCCCCATCCGCCGGGCTATTTCCTCTACGTCCTGCTGGGGCGCCTGGTCCGCCTGGCCGTCGATGATCCGAACCTGGTGTTCATAACCCTCAGTGTCCTGTTTACCTCCGGGTGTGTGGTCGTGGTCTATCTTCTGGCGCGGGACATGTTCGGCGGGCGCTGCGCGCTTCTTGCGGCAATCCTGGCCATCACCAGCCCCAACCTCTGGTTCCACGGCGCGGTCGCCCTGAACTACGGCCTGGAGAGCTTTTTCAGCGCGGCAATCGCCTACCTCTGCTGGAAAATTGTTGCCGGGAAGAAGCATGCAGTCTGGCTGCCGCTTGCCATCATTCTGGCGCTCTCAGGCGGCATTAGACAGAATACCCCGATTTTTCTCCTCCCGCTGGTGATGTATGCCTGCCGGAGATTGCCGTTGCGTCTGCTTTTGTTCGGCGCTGTTGCGTTCACTTGTGTCACCCTGGCCTGGTTCGTGCCGATGATTGCCGCCACCGGAGGTTGGGAGGCATACAGTTCCGCATTCCGCGAACTCTGGCATTTCAATACGGGGCACAACAACGTCTTCGAACAGGGGCCGGGGATGCTCCTGGTGTATGCCTACACCCTGCTCAATTTTACCACCTGCGGTATCGGCGCCGGGGTCGTGGTTCTCCTCTTTTGCGGGTATATCGCGCTACGCCGGGGGATATGCGGACAGATGGACAAGGAGAAACGGCTTTTTTTCGCCATCTGGATCGCGCCGGCCGTTCTCTTCTACCTGCTGATCTTCATACACCCCGCAAACCCCGGCTATGCCCTGATCTTCACGCCCCCCCTGTATATCCTGCTGGCCCGGGCGGTGGAGTATCTCCATCGGGAGCTGTCAACCTTGCTGGCGTGGAACTGGAACCTCATCATTGCCGCGGTCCTCGTCGGCGTCAACCTCGCCCTGTTTCTCTTTTCGGCCTATCCCATTTCCGCCTCCATCATCCGCAAGCACGACCGGGACCTGGCCCGCATGCTCGAGCATCTCAAAACGTTCGATCCTGCTGTCACGGCGCTGTTCATCGGGCCGTACATCTTTTACGGATTCAGGCACGTGATGTACTACCTCCCGGAATATACCGCCTACCAGGCCGAATACACCGTGGCTCCGGACGGACAGGTCCGCGAGTTCCTCGGGGGCAAGAACCGCCGGACTTTCCGCATGAAAACTATCGAACTGCCCCGGGGAATCAGCCGCTTCGCTTCCCTGGTCAATACGGACTACCGGGAGCACAAGTTCCACCCGGACGGCATCCGGGTGGATGTCCTGCTTCCGGAGAGCTATGTGGCTTCCGGCCCCATTCTCCTGGTGAACCGCCTGTACCCGAAACTTCCCTTGACCGTTGGGGGGAGCATGCCATGA
- a CDS encoding DUF192 domain-containing protein, which produces MRAVVAGPVRELAGNVHAAHSLLARMKGLLGRKSLDPGEALWIKPCKGIHTIGMKFAIDAVFLDGANRVMALIPDLPPNRISPVYPCAASVIELPAGTLASTTLAIGETIEIL; this is translated from the coding sequence ATGCGTGCGGTCGTCGCGGGACCGGTTCGGGAGCTGGCCGGAAACGTCCATGCGGCCCATTCGCTTTTGGCGCGCATGAAGGGGCTTTTGGGACGAAAATCGCTCGACCCCGGGGAGGCGCTCTGGATCAAGCCGTGCAAGGGCATCCATACCATCGGCATGAAGTTCGCCATCGACGCTGTTTTCCTGGACGGGGCCAACCGGGTGATGGCCCTGATCCCCGACCTGCCGCCCAACCGGATATCCCCGGTCTATCCCTGCGCGGCATCGGTCATCGAACTGCCGGCCGGGACCCTGGCCAGCACCACCCTTGCCATCGGTGAGACGATTGAAATCCTGTGA
- a CDS encoding outer membrane beta-barrel protein: MHKAFKAIVVSILVLFASTAMAGTIGNRLGFTGKLGFATPVKDDFINGTSGTKTGFAGGGGLLYGFGDYVAAEVDVIHLPKLDVKNGGIKAYEATLTDIGLGLQCRIIPTSPVVPYIGLGADFIKGSLKHVGGNDYDLDWTYGGHVSAGVDWFLTKGVALTAEARAVRTISGDILSGSTKVGEYDPYWVQGTFGIRLFLSETFWR, from the coding sequence ATGCATAAGGCTTTCAAGGCAATCGTCGTTTCCATACTGGTACTTTTCGCCTCCACCGCCATGGCCGGCACCATCGGCAATCGGCTGGGGTTCACCGGCAAGCTCGGGTTCGCCACTCCCGTGAAGGACGATTTCATCAACGGCACCTCCGGGACAAAGACCGGGTTTGCCGGCGGCGGCGGACTGCTCTACGGTTTCGGCGACTATGTGGCGGCCGAGGTGGACGTTATCCACTTGCCCAAGCTGGATGTGAAAAACGGCGGGATCAAGGCGTATGAAGCGACGCTCACCGACATCGGCCTTGGCCTGCAATGCCGGATTATCCCCACGAGCCCGGTGGTGCCCTACATCGGCCTCGGGGCCGATTTCATCAAGGGGAGCCTGAAGCATGTGGGCGGCAACGATTATGACCTGGACTGGACGTATGGGGGGCACGTCAGTGCCGGGGTTGACTGGTTCCTGACCAAGGGGGTCGCCCTGACCGCCGAAGCCCGAGCGGTGCGGACGATCTCCGGCGACATCCTGAGCGGATCGACCAAGGTGGGGGAATACGATCCCTACTGGGTCCAGGGGACCTTCGGCATCCGCCTGTTCCTGTCCGAAACCTTCTGGCGCTAG
- a CDS encoding type II secretion system F family protein, producing MIKLIVGSVFVSIALITGTALYWYISRRMVVKERLSKLVVTPLAFEAPTLIAKPTPLSRFLSRLGAVLPQEGKDRSKYEKLLVSAGYRKSSLVVFFGCKVLLTLLFPTLFMMFVTAPTGKIANQEMLLVTVALAIIGFLLPSVYVQRRSRMRKLLIFQTLPDILDLLTICVEAGMSIDAAMLRACENPQFKGNPLAEEMKISAMETRAGKSRPESLRDMAERTDEDDLRAFVTMLIQTERFGTSLSQALRVHSDSLRVRRRQIAEEAAAKTAVKMLFPLVFFIFPALLIVMLGPAIIKIGQIFK from the coding sequence ATGATAAAGTTGATCGTCGGATCAGTTTTCGTGTCCATCGCCCTGATTACCGGTACTGCCCTGTACTGGTACATCTCCCGGCGCATGGTCGTCAAGGAACGGCTCTCGAAGCTGGTCGTCACGCCCCTGGCGTTCGAAGCGCCGACGCTCATTGCCAAGCCGACGCCCTTGAGCCGGTTTCTCTCCCGCCTCGGAGCGGTCCTCCCCCAAGAAGGGAAGGACCGTTCCAAATACGAGAAGCTGCTCGTCTCGGCGGGGTACCGCAAATCGAGCCTGGTCGTCTTTTTTGGCTGCAAGGTTCTCCTTACCCTGCTTTTCCCCACCCTCTTCATGATGTTCGTGACGGCACCGACCGGCAAGATCGCCAACCAGGAGATGCTGCTGGTCACGGTGGCCCTGGCCATAATCGGCTTTCTCCTGCCCAGCGTCTATGTGCAGAGAAGGTCCAGGATGCGCAAGCTGCTCATCTTCCAGACGCTGCCGGATATCCTCGATCTTTTGACCATCTGTGTGGAAGCGGGCATGAGCATTGACGCCGCAATGCTGCGGGCCTGCGAGAACCCGCAGTTCAAGGGCAACCCGCTGGCCGAGGAAATGAAGATCTCCGCCATGGAGACCAGGGCCGGGAAGTCGCGGCCGGAATCCCTGCGCGACATGGCCGAACGGACGGACGAGGATGATCTGAGGGCATTCGTGACCATGCTGATCCAGACGGAGCGCTTCGGCACCAGTCTCAGCCAGGCGTTGCGGGTCCATTCCGACTCACTCCGGGTGAGGCGGCGTCAGATCGCGGAGGAAGCGGCGGCAAAAACCGCCGTCAAGATGCTCTTCCCGCTCGTGTTTTTCATTTTTCCGGCACTGCTCATTGTGATGTTGGGGCCGGCGATCATCAAGATCGGCCAGATCTTCAAATAA
- a CDS encoding type II secretion system F family protein, with amino-acid sequence MFLAVFFTFVAVFLLASALVLAYMRAQESPKAVLKRRLRRMAKAGSDDAMSEDLRSEIIKETPQFERLITMLRWGRAIERLLDHAGVSIDLTTFILLVILLPAASFFGVFLFTHRLIFAVCAAAVAAAVPFLFLYVKKMRRQDKFTEQLPDALSMISRSLRAGHSLTSAIELVAQESDEPLRDLFKTAYEQQKLGLRITDSLAGMTDRMESIDLRFFVASIELNNDIGGNLSEILDKLAGTIRERLKIKRQVQVITAQGRLSGYILAALPIVTFFMFNVMMPGYEDVLFKEKLGSKLLIGAICAQLSGFLWIKKIISIKV; translated from the coding sequence ATGTTCTTAGCCGTTTTTTTCACATTCGTAGCCGTCTTCCTGCTGGCATCGGCACTTGTGCTCGCCTACATGAGAGCCCAGGAATCCCCGAAAGCGGTCCTGAAACGGCGGCTCCGCAGGATGGCCAAGGCAGGGTCGGACGACGCCATGTCCGAGGACCTGCGTTCGGAGATCATCAAGGAAACGCCGCAATTCGAGCGGTTGATAACCATGCTTCGCTGGGGCCGCGCCATCGAGCGGCTCCTGGATCACGCCGGGGTCTCCATCGATCTGACGACGTTCATACTGCTGGTGATCCTTCTCCCGGCGGCCTCTTTCTTCGGGGTGTTTCTGTTTACCCACCGGCTGATCTTCGCCGTATGTGCGGCCGCCGTGGCTGCCGCGGTCCCGTTTTTGTTCCTCTATGTCAAGAAGATGCGGCGGCAGGACAAGTTTACCGAACAACTGCCCGATGCCCTGAGCATGATCTCCCGCTCCCTGCGGGCCGGCCACTCCCTGACCAGCGCCATCGAACTGGTGGCCCAGGAGTCGGACGAACCGTTGCGCGATCTCTTCAAGACCGCCTACGAGCAGCAAAAGCTCGGCCTCAGGATTACCGACTCCCTGGCAGGCATGACCGACCGCATGGAGAGTATCGACTTGCGATTCTTCGTGGCCTCCATTGAGCTCAACAACGATATCGGCGGGAACCTGTCGGAGATTCTCGACAAACTGGCCGGGACGATCCGGGAACGCCTGAAGATCAAGCGGCAGGTGCAGGTCATCACCGCCCAGGGGCGGTTGTCGGGATACATCCTGGCCGCTCTCCCCATCGTCACCTTTTTCATGTTCAACGTCATGATGCCCGGTTACGAGGATGTGCTGTTCAAGGAGAAGCTCGGCAGCAAGCTGCTGATCGGCGCCATCTGCGCCCAGCTTTCCGGGTTTCTGTGGATCAAGAAAATCATCTCGATCAAGGTCTAG
- a CDS encoding CpaE family protein: protein MPQNLSIAIIDSDRETREAIESLILPYGDKVRLVGAAGDFSEGYRLIQANNPSVVILGVTHLDVGVDQVQHIAAHFPATSVFVATTEKNPDWILRLMRSGACEYFLKPVVKTELFEAFRKVAKNLAPLANGPVTQRQGKIVSVYNPVGGVGTTTIAVNLAATLAAANDNVALVDFNLFCGDVASFLDIDPKYTLSSVTNNVNRLDAEFLRASMTRHGSGIYLLSEPLDVEETLSITAEQITQVLTFLKSAFSYVVIDTGGPLFGANLITFRASDHLLFNTVLTLPALKNVRRYLAALENKGIARSSVKIVVNRYLPKADIKIGDAENVLGTKVFATVPNEYGAVIDSINKGVPVVNLYPRSPVTAAIAKLVSQLNA, encoded by the coding sequence ATGCCCCAAAACCTCTCTATTGCCATAATCGATTCGGACCGCGAGACACGGGAAGCCATTGAAAGCCTGATCCTGCCCTATGGCGACAAGGTCAGGCTCGTGGGGGCGGCCGGGGATTTCAGCGAAGGGTACCGGCTGATCCAGGCCAACAATCCGTCGGTCGTCATCCTGGGGGTGACGCACCTGGATGTGGGCGTAGACCAGGTCCAGCACATTGCCGCACACTTCCCCGCCACCTCTGTCTTTGTCGCCACCACCGAAAAGAATCCGGACTGGATACTGCGCCTCATGCGGTCCGGCGCCTGCGAATATTTCCTCAAGCCGGTCGTCAAGACCGAGCTGTTCGAAGCGTTCCGGAAGGTGGCGAAAAACCTGGCGCCGTTGGCGAACGGCCCGGTTACGCAACGGCAGGGGAAGATCGTGTCGGTATACAACCCGGTGGGTGGGGTGGGTACGACCACCATTGCCGTGAACCTTGCCGCCACTCTTGCCGCCGCCAACGATAATGTGGCCCTGGTGGATTTCAACCTCTTCTGCGGCGATGTGGCGTCCTTTCTGGACATCGATCCCAAGTACACCCTGAGCAGCGTTACCAACAACGTGAACCGCCTTGACGCGGAGTTTCTGCGGGCCAGCATGACGCGGCACGGGTCCGGGATCTATCTGCTGAGCGAACCGCTCGACGTGGAGGAAACCCTGAGCATCACCGCCGAGCAGATCACCCAGGTGCTCACCTTTCTCAAAAGCGCCTTTTCCTACGTGGTCATCGATACCGGGGGGCCTCTTTTCGGAGCGAACCTCATTACGTTCCGGGCTTCCGACCACCTGCTCTTCAACACGGTCCTGACCCTGCCGGCGCTCAAGAACGTCCGCCGGTATCTGGCGGCGCTGGAGAACAAGGGCATCGCCCGGAGTTCGGTCAAGATCGTGGTGAACCGCTATCTGCCCAAGGCCGACATCAAGATCGGCGACGCTGAAAACGTTCTCGGGACCAAGGTGTTCGCAACCGTTCCCAACGAGTACGGGGCGGTCATCGATTCGATCAACAAGGGGGTGCCGGTGGTGAATCTTTACCCCCGTTCGCCGGTTACCGCGGCTATCGCCAAACTTGTCAGCCAACTGAACGCTTGA
- a CDS encoding pilus assembly protein TadG-related protein, with the protein MDAARRVNGLNNVGSALILVTVSLVVFIAMAGLAIDLAYMYANKAQLQKAADAGALAGAGRLNGTGLVAYSNQTGARNGAKRFTDPNFKDTNFTPNLSTNDGNDPAGDIVLGNWNPAATPHFTPSVAPVNAVKVVARRTGDTGTGIGANSKFNLFLGKIAGIDTMGAVAAAVAWRPPRARTFFLVGKDTCDPAKSPVPITLTINDKSDSNMAWTSLLESSSNTNDMLNFFCPAEKLPFIEVCNLPKGQGVYTTGGVTNIFKSVELDFYDPNYDAGKKTFKVDAGGNFVLDKNGNKIVTSWDVIVPISELVDPTKQPGRQDVYGYAEIVITKACGSGGGNVCPSRGKITAPTGTCSGDEIIISSITCTDCANSNMLGALPVLAQ; encoded by the coding sequence ATGGATGCCGCTCGGAGAGTGAACGGATTGAATAATGTCGGGTCGGCGCTGATTCTGGTCACCGTATCCCTCGTGGTGTTCATCGCCATGGCTGGACTCGCCATAGACCTGGCGTATATGTATGCGAACAAGGCGCAACTGCAGAAAGCGGCCGATGCCGGTGCGCTTGCCGGGGCAGGGCGGTTGAACGGCACCGGCCTCGTGGCCTACAGCAATCAGACCGGGGCCCGTAACGGCGCAAAACGTTTTACGGACCCCAACTTTAAGGACACGAACTTCACCCCGAACCTGAGCACCAACGACGGCAACGACCCGGCTGGCGATATCGTCCTTGGGAACTGGAACCCGGCGGCCACACCCCATTTCACCCCATCTGTGGCTCCGGTTAACGCCGTGAAAGTGGTGGCTAGAAGGACCGGCGATACCGGTACCGGCATCGGCGCCAATTCCAAGTTCAATCTCTTTCTCGGCAAAATAGCCGGCATCGACACCATGGGTGCCGTGGCCGCCGCCGTGGCCTGGCGGCCTCCGCGGGCGCGGACATTCTTCCTGGTCGGCAAAGATACCTGTGATCCCGCAAAAAGTCCTGTGCCGATAACTTTGACAATAAATGACAAATCAGACAGCAACATGGCATGGACGAGTCTGCTGGAATCATCGTCCAATACCAATGACATGCTGAACTTTTTCTGCCCTGCCGAGAAATTACCTTTTATCGAGGTGTGTAATCTTCCGAAAGGACAAGGTGTTTATACCACCGGAGGAGTTACAAATATTTTTAAAAGCGTTGAATTAGACTTCTATGACCCAAATTACGATGCCGGCAAAAAAACATTTAAAGTCGATGCTGGTGGCAATTTTGTATTGGATAAAAACGGCAATAAAATTGTGACAAGCTGGGACGTCATTGTCCCCATTTCAGAGCTTGTTGATCCGACAAAACAGCCCGGGCGGCAAGATGTCTATGGTTATGCGGAAATTGTAATAACCAAGGCATGCGGTTCGGGCGGTGGTAACGTTTGTCCGTCACGAGGGAAAATCACTGCGCCAACCGGCACTTGCAGCGGGGATGAGATAATCATAAGTTCCATCACGTGCACCGATTGCGCCAACAGCAACATGCTCGGAGCCTTGCCGGTGCTGGCACAATAA
- a CDS encoding type II and III secretion system protein family protein: MIKLRTHSCLLPVLSLLLVVALVSPAMAGIPLEVGLFKSTLLKLNKKMVLVTLANTRKSDQEKDADIVAKSDKIDLERRRSQDAGPSNTNKFVTLDVLSPYDLKLDGIMIGTTSMIVWTKDDKDERPVSTFYDVKVTGDRSAIEAQLKEIAPNDAISVQFANDTAILTGSVANEQTRLKAENTARAFAPKVLNHIAIDNPQQVLLQVKVAQMDKTALKNLGISFLIKGSKGEGFSNMVGAPSGSSSSSSSSSSSGGISGIASSLGSYTPLDAYQIGAAYFPGGVGAVLQALSTKGYAKILAEPNMLVKSGQEGNFLAGSKIPYSVLLSSGGTTTTTIVFQDVGVKLKFKPEVLENGLINLKLDPAEVSSISGTLAVNGYPIIDIRTLQTSVELKDGESLVLAGLLQEEAIKTMSKIPLLGDIPILGALFRSTQDSTTEKELVFFITPKIVKPLAPGVRQELPTDRKLTPEQERELKWMPLGE; this comes from the coding sequence ATGATCAAACTCCGCACACATAGCTGTCTCTTGCCCGTTTTGAGCCTTCTTCTGGTGGTGGCGCTGGTTTCCCCCGCCATGGCCGGCATCCCCCTGGAGGTCGGGCTCTTCAAAAGCACGTTGCTGAAGCTGAACAAGAAAATGGTGCTGGTCACCCTGGCCAACACGAGGAAATCCGACCAGGAGAAGGATGCCGACATCGTCGCCAAGTCGGACAAGATCGACCTGGAACGCCGCCGCTCCCAGGATGCGGGGCCATCCAACACCAACAAGTTCGTCACCCTGGACGTCCTTTCTCCCTATGACCTGAAGCTGGACGGCATCATGATCGGCACCACCAGCATGATCGTCTGGACAAAGGACGACAAGGACGAACGGCCCGTATCCACCTTCTACGACGTGAAGGTCACGGGCGACCGTTCGGCCATCGAAGCGCAATTGAAAGAAATTGCGCCCAACGACGCCATCAGCGTCCAGTTCGCCAACGATACCGCCATCCTGACCGGCAGCGTGGCCAACGAGCAGACCCGCCTCAAGGCCGAAAATACCGCCCGGGCATTCGCCCCCAAGGTACTCAATCATATCGCCATCGACAACCCCCAGCAGGTGCTGCTCCAGGTGAAGGTCGCCCAGATGGACAAAACCGCTCTGAAAAATCTGGGGATCAGTTTCTTGATCAAGGGGAGTAAAGGCGAGGGATTCAGCAATATGGTCGGCGCCCCCTCCGGCAGCTCTTCGTCGAGCTCATCCTCTTCCAGCTCCGGCGGTATTTCGGGAATCGCGTCCAGCCTGGGGAGCTACACCCCCCTCGACGCCTACCAGATCGGCGCGGCCTACTTCCCCGGTGGTGTCGGCGCGGTGCTGCAGGCGCTATCGACCAAAGGGTACGCCAAGATCCTGGCAGAGCCCAACATGCTGGTCAAAAGCGGCCAGGAAGGTAACTTCCTGGCGGGGAGCAAGATCCCCTACAGCGTCCTCCTCTCTTCCGGGGGGACGACAACCACTACCATCGTCTTTCAGGATGTGGGGGTCAAGTTGAAGTTCAAGCCGGAGGTGCTGGAAAACGGTCTGATCAACCTGAAGCTGGACCCGGCGGAGGTGAGCAGCATCTCCGGTACCCTGGCGGTGAACGGCTACCCCATCATCGACATCAGAACCCTCCAGACCAGCGTGGAACTGAAGGACGGTGAAAGCCTGGTTCTGGCCGGCCTGCTTCAGGAAGAAGCGATCAAGACCATGTCCAAGATCCCGCTTCTGGGGGACATCCCGATCCTGGGGGCGCTCTTCCGCTCCACCCAGGACAGCACCACGGAAAAAGAGTTGGTGTTCTTCATCACGCCGAAGATCGTCAAACCCCTGGCTCCGGGGGTACGGCAGGAACTCCCCACGGACCGGAAGCTGACCCCTGAGCAGGAAAGGGAGCTCAAATGGATGCCGCTCGGAGAGTGA
- the cpaB gene encoding Flp pilus assembly protein CpaB — protein MNRSQAVTMVTLIALVFAGVASWGVYAYLKQESLKSKQAASFVIMVAAGDLPIGTKLNETHLKPAGWPKDSVPAGSFTDAKSLVNRVVIRNLSAGDAITEQKLMPKEGSAAATGVMTYIIPQGHRAVTVGVNEVAGVAGFIAPNNRVDVVLTTQIPNNPNEMVTKIILQNVPVLATGQITDQKDGKPVLVPTVTMDLTPEDSEKLVHASRKGSLQLLLRNIIDTAQVDVKGGATINTVLGGVERPVVTVAQAKPVQARPVQARRPVRRAAPEGTSAAIRPAPVAPHGHKVTVIDGGARTTKEFVLQ, from the coding sequence ATGAACAGATCACAGGCAGTAACCATGGTAACGCTCATTGCCCTGGTGTTTGCAGGGGTGGCTTCCTGGGGCGTTTACGCCTACCTGAAGCAGGAGAGCCTGAAGAGCAAACAGGCCGCCAGCTTTGTCATCATGGTCGCGGCGGGTGATCTGCCGATCGGCACGAAGCTGAACGAGACCCACCTCAAGCCGGCAGGCTGGCCGAAGGACAGTGTCCCGGCCGGGAGCTTTACCGACGCCAAGTCCCTCGTCAACAGGGTCGTGATCCGCAATCTGAGCGCCGGCGACGCCATTACCGAACAGAAGCTGATGCCCAAGGAGGGGAGTGCGGCCGCCACCGGCGTCATGACGTACATCATCCCCCAGGGGCATCGCGCCGTTACGGTCGGCGTGAACGAAGTGGCCGGCGTTGCGGGCTTCATTGCCCCCAACAACCGGGTCGATGTGGTGTTGACCACCCAAATCCCCAACAATCCCAACGAGATGGTTACGAAGATTATTCTGCAGAATGTTCCGGTTCTGGCAACCGGCCAGATCACCGACCAAAAGGACGGCAAGCCGGTGCTCGTGCCCACCGTGACCATGGACCTGACCCCCGAGGATTCGGAAAAACTGGTGCATGCCTCCCGCAAGGGGTCGCTCCAGCTACTCCTCAGAAACATCATCGATACGGCCCAGGTGGATGTAAAGGGTGGGGCGACCATTAATACGGTGCTCGGTGGAGTTGAACGGCCCGTGGTCACGGTCGCCCAGGCCAAACCAGTCCAGGCCAGGCCTGTTCAGGCTCGCCGCCCGGTGCGGCGCGCCGCGCCGGAAGGAACCAGCGCCGCAATTCGCCCGGCTCCCGTTGCACCCCACGGCCACAAGGTGACGGTGATCGACGGCGGGGCCCGTACGACCAAGGAATTCGTGCTGCAATAA
- a CDS encoding TadE/TadG family type IV pilus assembly protein, whose protein sequence is MTYPPSCLHRLRSSRGQALVELALLLPILLLLIFGVIEFGRAFYMKNTLTNAVRHAARKAAVNTSWNQTSIRFWTYSAVPGSWRSASVITLAQSSPASPPASGSGADVTVTAKLKFTTIVPHFYFPFKNYTTIAARATMRYEQ, encoded by the coding sequence ATGACGTATCCACCGTCGTGCCTGCATCGACTACGCAGTTCCAGGGGACAGGCGCTCGTCGAACTCGCCCTGCTCCTCCCTATTCTGTTGCTGCTGATCTTTGGGGTCATCGAATTCGGCAGAGCCTTCTACATGAAGAACACGCTGACCAATGCGGTGCGTCACGCTGCGCGGAAAGCCGCCGTCAACACCAGTTGGAATCAGACCTCAATACGTTTCTGGACGTACAGCGCCGTCCCCGGAAGTTGGAGAAGCGCTTCCGTGATTACCCTGGCCCAATCGAGCCCGGCTTCGCCGCCCGCCAGTGGCAGCGGCGCCGATGTCACCGTTACGGCAAAGCTGAAATTCACTACCATTGTTCCCCATTTCTATTTTCCCTTTAAAAATTACACGACCATCGCGGCTCGGGCGACGATGCGTTATGAGCAATAA
- a CDS encoding Flp family type IVb pilin, translated as MDTIKLFVINLLCRAKSEKGQTLVEYALIIVLIALAAIVAMKYLGTAASNAYSNAASTLANP; from the coding sequence ATGGACACGATCAAATTGTTCGTCATCAACCTGCTGTGCCGCGCCAAGAGTGAAAAGGGCCAGACCTTGGTGGAGTACGCGCTGATCATCGTACTGATCGCCCTAGCGGCAATCGTTGCCATGAAATACCTGGGCACCGCCGCAAGCAATGCCTACAGCAACGCCGCCAGTACGCTGGCAAACCCGTAG
- a CDS encoding Flp family type IVb pilin, giving the protein MDAIKLLFINLLCRVKSERGQTLVEYALIIVLIALAAIVAMRYLGTAVSNTYSNATSALANP; this is encoded by the coding sequence ATGGACGCTATCAAACTGCTCTTCATCAACCTGCTGTGCCGCGTCAAGAGTGAAAGGGGCCAGACCTTGGTGGAGTACGCGTTGATCATTGTGCTGATCGCCCTGGCGGCAATTGTTGCCATGAGATACCTGGGTACCGCCGTAAGCAATACCTACAGTAACGCCACCAGCGCCTTGGCAAATCCATAA